From the Burkholderia glumae LMG 2196 = ATCC 33617 genome, one window contains:
- a CDS encoding gamma-glutamyl-gamma-aminobutyrate hydrolase family protein has protein sequence MSEKKPPAPSSGAHPDSTTATDMVDSIAASTPAPEPPPLSPAVFAAQVPAAQDVAVEPAFVPADPLAATLPETSAAAASGGAVQPAADIAGIAAVAGAAAAVSAAAGQARAGSPPPGFGAAPDFETTRPPPASAQPAPPAYLKRSDTPWSVFGRIVAARARRLFDRAGQRITQRTLRIGVSARIFHPEPGASGLRGKTLQYLEESIAHWVMSRDVLVFMIPTVGHQGMLHPSNIRLRDYAKHLDGLLLQGGADVSPQTYAVSDARPEWPGDRVRDMYELELLHEFVESGKPVLGVCRGCQLINVAFGGSLYQDIATDVPTAGVHVSEHYDQHRHAIRFPDNSTLANMFPGRREAIVNSIHHQAIRDLGRDLNIEAVSAEDGIIESIRYRRAPFVVGVQWHPEFHRAGGAELLDCTPLLDTFLRAARETRL, from the coding sequence ATGAGCGAAAAAAAGCCTCCTGCCCCGTCTTCCGGCGCTCATCCGGATTCCACCACGGCCACCGACATGGTCGATTCGATTGCGGCCTCCACGCCTGCGCCCGAGCCGCCGCCGCTGTCTCCGGCCGTGTTCGCTGCGCAGGTTCCGGCAGCGCAGGACGTGGCCGTCGAACCGGCCTTCGTACCCGCCGACCCGCTCGCAGCCACCTTGCCCGAAACGTCCGCCGCAGCGGCGTCGGGCGGCGCCGTCCAGCCGGCCGCCGATATCGCCGGGATTGCCGCCGTGGCGGGCGCGGCCGCTGCGGTATCGGCCGCTGCCGGCCAGGCCCGCGCCGGCTCGCCGCCGCCGGGTTTCGGCGCCGCTCCCGATTTCGAAACCACCCGCCCGCCGCCTGCCTCGGCGCAGCCGGCCCCGCCCGCCTACCTGAAGCGCAGCGACACGCCGTGGTCGGTGTTCGGCCGCATCGTCGCCGCGCGCGCGCGGCGGCTGTTCGACCGCGCCGGCCAGCGGATCACGCAGCGCACGCTGCGCATCGGCGTCTCGGCCCGGATCTTCCATCCCGAGCCCGGCGCGAGCGGCCTGCGCGGCAAGACCCTGCAGTACCTCGAGGAATCGATCGCGCACTGGGTGATGTCGCGCGACGTGCTCGTGTTCATGATCCCGACCGTCGGCCACCAGGGCATGCTGCACCCGAGCAACATCCGGCTGCGCGATTACGCCAAGCACCTGGACGGGCTGCTGCTGCAGGGCGGGGCCGACGTCTCGCCGCAGACCTACGCGGTGTCGGACGCGCGCCCCGAATGGCCGGGAGACCGCGTGCGCGACATGTACGAGCTCGAGCTGCTGCACGAGTTCGTCGAGTCCGGCAAACCGGTGCTCGGCGTCTGCCGCGGCTGCCAGCTGATCAACGTGGCGTTCGGCGGGTCGCTCTACCAGGACATCGCCACCGACGTGCCGACGGCCGGCGTCCATGTCAGCGAGCATTACGACCAGCACCGTCACGCGATTCGCTTTCCCGACAACTCGACGCTCGCGAACATGTTCCCGGGCCGCCGCGAGGCGATCGTCAACTCGATTCACCACCAGGCGATCCGCGATCTCGGCCGCGACCTGAACATCGAGGCCGTGTCGGCCGAGGACGGCATCATCGAGAGCATTCGCTATCGCCGCGCGCCGTTCGTGGTGGGCGTGCAGTGGCATCCGGAGTTTCATCGCGCGGGCGGCGCCGAGCTGCTCGACTGCACGCCGTTGCTCGACACTTTCCTGCGCGCCGCGCGCGAGACGCGGCTGTAA
- a CDS encoding DUF2968 domain-containing protein, with protein sequence MSTRSRIARFIGQALPGAALAAFAICGVHAPAAEAGVTAGAAPAGATVPPAPPRPAADRPAAADMAPLPDSVPPVAGTRPDVTTLTPGEGAGPGGTSPLAADDAQGSVAELMGMLRDHQLTELRTTYNGSYGASLLFYPREMTYYVALFQDKHFWRVVKSQERPRAEMIYQNFVDQTVQLSDIELRRTELAAQKQFLERVIGLSEDRAKRLRADLEIAREQQAQIEARQRAAQDQARALAVEQRAAAAQLHELQRRVQRLQQENGLGPDAP encoded by the coding sequence TTGAGCACGCGCAGCAGAATTGCCCGCTTCATCGGACAGGCGCTGCCGGGCGCCGCGCTGGCCGCGTTCGCGATCTGCGGCGTCCATGCGCCGGCCGCCGAAGCCGGCGTGACGGCCGGCGCCGCCCCCGCTGGGGCCACCGTGCCGCCGGCGCCGCCCCGGCCCGCGGCCGATCGCCCGGCCGCCGCCGATATGGCGCCGCTGCCCGATTCCGTGCCGCCCGTGGCCGGCACGCGTCCCGACGTCACCACGCTGACGCCCGGCGAGGGCGCCGGCCCGGGCGGGACCTCGCCGCTTGCCGCCGACGACGCGCAGGGCAGCGTGGCCGAGCTGATGGGGATGCTGCGTGATCACCAGCTGACGGAGCTGCGCACGACCTACAACGGCAGCTACGGCGCGAGCCTGTTGTTCTATCCACGAGAAATGACCTATTACGTCGCGCTGTTCCAGGACAAGCACTTCTGGCGCGTGGTCAAGTCTCAGGAGCGCCCGCGCGCGGAGATGATCTACCAGAACTTCGTCGACCAGACGGTCCAGCTGTCCGACATCGAGCTGCGACGTACCGAGCTGGCCGCCCAGAAGCAGTTTCTCGAACGCGTGATCGGCCTGTCCGAGGATCGGGCGAAGCGCCTGCGCGCCGATCTCGAGATCGCCCGCGAGCAGCAGGCGCAGATCGAGGCGCGGCAGCGGGCGGCGCAGGATCAGGCCCGGGCGCTCGCGGTCGAGCAGCGCGCTGCGGCGGCCCAACTGCACGAACTGCAGCGTCGCGTGCAGCGGCTGCAGCAAGAGAACGGGCTCGGGCCGGACGCGCCGTGA
- a CDS encoding MFS transporter: protein MSTATHTHATQESKARSVFRVVSGNFLEMYDFMVYGYYASAIAKTYFPNGDAFASLMLSLSVFGAGFLVRPIGAIVLGAYIDHHGRRKGLILTLSLMALGTLAVATVPGYATIGVVAPIIVLLGRLLQGFSAGVELGGVSVYLSEIATKGNKGFYTSWQSGSQQVAVVFAALVGVLLHSALPVEQMTAWGWRVPFLIGCLIVPFLFLIRRSLRETDEFLAKRHRPSMGEIMRSMVQNWGVVLAGMGMVIMTTVSFYMITAYTPTFGKEELHLSAVDALVVTVCVGLSNLFWLPLSGSVSDRIGRRPVLITFTVLTLLTAYPAVQWLVAEPSFARLLTVELWLSFLYGSYNGAMVVALTEVMPADVRTAGFSLAYSLATTIGGFTPAISTLLIHETHNKAAPGLWLGVAAICGLIATLVLYRTPEARRQYKGV, encoded by the coding sequence ATGTCAACTGCGACTCACACGCACGCCACTCAGGAATCCAAGGCCCGCTCCGTATTCCGCGTGGTCAGCGGCAACTTCCTGGAAATGTACGATTTCATGGTCTACGGCTATTACGCCTCGGCGATCGCCAAGACCTACTTTCCGAACGGCGACGCGTTCGCCTCGCTGATGCTGTCGCTGTCGGTGTTCGGCGCCGGCTTCCTGGTGCGCCCGATCGGCGCGATCGTGCTCGGCGCGTACATCGACCACCACGGCCGCCGCAAGGGGCTGATCCTCACGCTGAGCCTGATGGCGCTCGGCACGCTGGCGGTCGCGACCGTGCCCGGCTACGCGACCATCGGCGTGGTCGCGCCGATCATCGTGCTGCTCGGGCGGCTGTTGCAGGGCTTTTCGGCCGGGGTCGAGCTGGGCGGCGTGTCGGTCTACCTGTCGGAGATCGCGACGAAGGGCAACAAGGGCTTCTATACGTCGTGGCAGTCGGGCAGCCAGCAGGTGGCGGTGGTGTTCGCGGCGCTGGTGGGAGTGCTGCTGCACAGCGCGCTGCCGGTCGAGCAGATGACGGCCTGGGGCTGGCGCGTGCCGTTCCTGATCGGCTGCCTGATCGTGCCGTTCCTGTTCCTGATCCGCCGCTCGCTGAGGGAAACCGACGAGTTTCTCGCCAAGCGCCACCGTCCGAGCATGGGCGAGATCATGCGGTCGATGGTGCAGAACTGGGGCGTCGTGCTGGCCGGGATGGGCATGGTGATCATGACCACCGTGTCGTTCTACATGATCACGGCCTACACGCCGACCTTCGGCAAGGAAGAACTGCACTTGTCGGCTGTCGACGCGCTCGTCGTGACGGTCTGCGTCGGCCTGTCGAACCTGTTCTGGCTGCCGCTGTCGGGCAGCGTGTCGGACCGCATCGGCCGCCGGCCGGTGCTGATCACCTTCACCGTGCTGACGCTGCTGACCGCCTATCCGGCCGTGCAGTGGCTGGTGGCCGAGCCGTCGTTCGCGCGCCTGCTGACCGTGGAGCTGTGGCTGTCGTTCCTGTACGGCTCGTACAACGGCGCGATGGTGGTCGCGCTGACCGAGGTGATGCCGGCCGACGTGCGCACCGCCGGCTTCTCGCTCGCCTACAGTCTCGCCACGACGATCGGCGGCTTCACGCCGGCGATCTCGACGCTGCTGATCCACGAGACCCACAACAAGGCGGCGCCTGGGCTCTGGCTCGGCGTGGCGGCGATCTGCGGGCTGATCGCGACGCTGGTGCTGTACCGCACGCCGGAGGCGCGCCGGCAGTACAAGGGGGTCTGA
- a CDS encoding tetratricopeptide repeat protein: METVFDRAFAAHRAGRLADAERDYRAALAANPADADALHLFGVLRHQQGHNHEAAELVGRAVELRPNDAALQLNLGNTLKALGRLDDAIVRFRNALSLAPDFPLAHYNLGNAYAAQARHEDAAAAFERALRLTPGDASIHNNLGNALNALGRHDDALAAFRRALELRPGHAGAHNNLGMALSALGRVDEAIDHFRAALAAEPRFVAAHFNLGNTLDAVGRHAEAIHAFERALALHPALPVALLGLGNALAALGRHAEARARYERAIGLDPSLVPGWLNLGTAHHALGAHELALRAFDQALRLAPDHTLARMHRAVTLLTLGDFARGLPDYEARHALPGAPDAGGLPVWRGEPIASRTLFVHAEQGFGDTLQFARFVPLARARCARLVFEVQPELLSLMAPLAKSWRVSVVAAGASARARQDADLGCALLSLPYALGIGFGEIPSRTPYLAVPDAARRRFRGSLGGQSKRKLGIVWSGRQQVQENRAVPLAALAPLFATAGIDWIVLQPNLSEADRAALGAHPQRARIHTVDGLDEFASTAALIDRLDGVVSIDTAVAHLAGALGKPLWLMLAFAADWRWFTGSDSPWYPRAELFRQPAPGAWDAVVAAVARRVAAA; the protein is encoded by the coding sequence ATGGAAACCGTTTTCGATCGCGCGTTCGCGGCGCACCGCGCGGGACGCCTCGCCGATGCCGAGCGCGACTACCGCGCCGCGCTCGCGGCCAACCCCGCCGATGCCGACGCGCTGCATCTGTTCGGCGTGCTGCGCCATCAGCAAGGGCACAACCACGAGGCGGCCGAGCTGGTCGGCCGCGCCGTCGAGTTGCGCCCGAACGACGCCGCGCTGCAGCTCAATCTCGGCAACACGCTGAAGGCGCTCGGCCGGCTCGACGACGCGATCGTGCGGTTCCGCAACGCGCTCTCGCTCGCGCCCGATTTCCCGCTCGCGCACTACAACCTCGGCAACGCCTACGCGGCGCAGGCGCGCCACGAGGACGCCGCGGCCGCGTTCGAGCGCGCGCTGCGGCTCACGCCCGGCGACGCATCGATCCACAACAACCTCGGCAACGCGTTGAACGCGCTCGGCCGGCATGACGACGCGCTCGCCGCGTTCCGTCGCGCGCTCGAACTGCGCCCGGGCCACGCCGGCGCGCACAACAATCTCGGCATGGCGCTCTCGGCGCTCGGCCGCGTCGACGAGGCGATCGATCATTTCCGCGCCGCGCTCGCCGCCGAGCCGCGCTTCGTGGCCGCCCACTTCAACCTCGGCAACACGCTCGACGCGGTGGGCCGCCACGCCGAAGCCATCCACGCGTTCGAGCGGGCGCTGGCGCTGCATCCGGCCTTGCCGGTCGCGCTGCTCGGGCTCGGCAACGCGCTCGCCGCGCTGGGCCGCCACGCCGAGGCGCGCGCGCGCTACGAGCGCGCGATCGGCCTCGACCCGTCGCTCGTGCCCGGCTGGCTGAACCTCGGCACCGCGCACCATGCGCTAGGCGCGCACGAACTGGCGCTGCGCGCGTTCGACCAGGCGCTGCGGCTGGCGCCCGACCATACGCTGGCGCGCATGCACCGCGCGGTCACGCTGCTCACACTCGGCGATTTCGCGCGCGGCCTGCCCGACTACGAGGCGCGGCACGCGCTGCCCGGCGCGCCCGACGCGGGCGGCCTGCCGGTATGGCGCGGCGAGCCGATCGCGTCACGCACGCTGTTCGTGCACGCCGAGCAGGGCTTCGGCGATACGCTGCAGTTCGCGCGCTTCGTGCCGCTCGCGCGCGCGCGCTGCGCACGGCTCGTGTTCGAAGTGCAGCCGGAGTTGCTCTCGCTCATGGCACCGCTCGCGAAGAGCTGGCGCGTGTCGGTGGTCGCGGCCGGCGCGTCGGCCCGCGCGCGGCAGGATGCCGATCTCGGCTGCGCGCTGCTGAGCCTGCCCTACGCGCTCGGCATCGGTTTCGGCGAAATCCCCTCGCGCACCCCCTATCTGGCCGTGCCGGACGCTGCGCGGCGACGCTTTCGCGGCTCGCTCGGCGGCCAATCCAAGCGCAAGCTCGGCATCGTCTGGTCGGGCCGGCAGCAGGTGCAGGAGAATCGCGCGGTGCCGCTCGCCGCGCTCGCGCCGCTGTTCGCTACCGCCGGCATCGATTGGATCGTGCTGCAGCCGAACCTGTCGGAAGCCGATCGCGCCGCGCTCGGTGCGCATCCGCAGCGCGCACGCATCCACACCGTGGACGGTCTCGACGAGTTCGCGTCCACCGCGGCGCTGATCGACCGGCTCGACGGCGTGGTGTCGATCGACACCGCCGTCGCGCATCTGGCCGGCGCGCTCGGCAAGCCGCTCTGGCTGATGCTCGCGTTCGCCGCCGACTGGCGCTGGTTCACGGGCAGCGACAGCCCCTGGTACCCGCGCGCCGAGCTGTTCCGCCAGCCGGCGCCCGGCGCTTGGGATGCGGTGGTCGCGGCCGTGGCCCGGCGCGTTGCGGCCGCCTAG
- a CDS encoding FAD-dependent monooxygenase, whose translation MLAVPLDLAPVLVVGAGPTGLAAALSLARAQVPVRIIDAAPRPGRFSRAIGIQARTLELFEQHRIVEPFLALGHRARLAHLHSGGRRIAALDFDPLQTRYPYLLLLDQTDTERILTEQLAERGVMIERSVTLTHCRQEGDTTRVSLRHGDGREEPVEPPYLIAADGAHSTVRHQLGAGFVGQAFEQTFLLADFCAAPDWPDDEIHLFATHDGLAAMLPLGAGRYRLVADRPPGSGKRNAGEAAAPGAGAAPHAVAAPTLETCREIVRTRVDAELAIDELAWSSYFHLSNRMVEQLRLGRVLFAGDAAHVHSPAGAQGMNTGIQEAFNLGWKLARVLKAGAPARLLDSYHVERHPIERDVLRQTNFITQVVEADRGPLKLLREHLVPVLASLGPVRDALRRSVSELAVQYRKSPLTLERVLDGGPRAGERAPDALLRVHDGPLGQAPGVARLFDLHDPAHFTLLTIEAPGQAAEGDRDARELAAALDRLMPGAIRHWRVTDADEPGAPPLGDAYGHTRPSFYLLRPDGYIAARGRPGSDANALLRHCEAWFATVNRHA comes from the coding sequence ATGCTCGCCGTTCCTCTCGATCTCGCGCCGGTGCTGGTGGTCGGCGCCGGGCCGACCGGGCTTGCTGCTGCACTGTCGCTCGCGCGTGCCCAGGTTCCCGTGCGGATCATCGATGCCGCGCCGCGGCCGGGCCGCTTTTCACGCGCGATCGGCATTCAGGCGCGCACGCTCGAGCTGTTCGAGCAGCATCGCATCGTCGAGCCGTTTCTCGCGCTTGGGCATCGCGCGCGCCTCGCTCACCTGCATTCGGGCGGACGGCGAATCGCCGCGCTCGATTTCGATCCGCTGCAGACGCGCTATCCATATCTGCTGCTGCTCGACCAGACCGATACGGAGCGGATCCTCACCGAGCAGCTGGCCGAGCGGGGCGTCATGATCGAACGTTCCGTCACGCTCACGCACTGCCGCCAGGAGGGTGATACGACGCGCGTTTCGCTGCGCCACGGCGATGGGCGCGAGGAGCCGGTCGAGCCGCCCTACCTGATCGCCGCCGACGGCGCGCACAGCACGGTGCGTCACCAGCTCGGCGCCGGCTTTGTCGGGCAGGCGTTCGAACAGACCTTCCTGCTGGCCGATTTCTGCGCCGCGCCGGACTGGCCCGACGACGAGATCCACCTGTTCGCCACGCACGACGGACTCGCCGCGATGCTGCCGCTCGGCGCCGGCCGCTATCGGCTCGTGGCGGACCGGCCGCCCGGCAGCGGCAAGCGCAACGCCGGTGAAGCCGCGGCGCCAGGCGCGGGCGCGGCCCCCCATGCCGTTGCCGCGCCCACGCTCGAGACCTGCCGCGAGATCGTGCGCACCCGCGTCGACGCGGAACTCGCAATCGACGAGCTCGCCTGGTCCTCGTATTTCCATCTGAGCAACCGCATGGTCGAGCAGTTGCGCCTCGGCCGCGTGCTGTTCGCGGGCGACGCGGCCCATGTCCACAGCCCGGCCGGCGCGCAGGGAATGAACACGGGCATTCAGGAGGCGTTCAATCTCGGCTGGAAGCTCGCGCGCGTGCTGAAGGCCGGCGCGCCCGCGCGTCTGCTCGACAGCTATCACGTCGAGCGCCACCCGATCGAGCGCGACGTGCTGCGCCAGACGAACTTCATCACGCAGGTCGTCGAGGCCGATCGCGGCCCGCTGAAGCTGCTGCGCGAGCATCTGGTGCCGGTGCTCGCCTCACTCGGGCCGGTGCGCGACGCGCTGCGCCGCTCGGTCAGCGAGCTCGCGGTGCAGTACCGCAAGAGTCCGTTGACGCTCGAACGCGTGCTCGACGGCGGCCCGCGCGCCGGCGAGCGCGCGCCCGACGCGCTGCTGCGCGTCCATGACGGGCCGCTCGGGCAAGCGCCCGGCGTCGCGCGCCTGTTCGATCTGCATGATCCCGCGCATTTCACGCTATTGACGATCGAGGCGCCCGGGCAGGCGGCCGAGGGCGACCGGGATGCCCGTGAACTGGCGGCCGCGCTCGACCGCCTGATGCCGGGCGCGATCCGGCACTGGCGCGTGACGGATGCCGACGAGCCGGGCGCGCCGCCGCTTGGCGACGCCTATGGCCATACGCGGCCGAGCTTCTATCTGTTGCGTCCGGATGGGTATATCGCCGCGCGCGGGCGTCCCGGGTCCGACGCGAACGCGCTGCTGCGGCATTGCGAGGCGTGGTTCGCGACCGTGAACCGGCATGCCTGA
- a CDS encoding formate dehydrogenase subunit delta encodes MKVDHLITMANQIGTFFGSMPDHDEAVNGIADHIRRFWEPRMRRTLLAALDGDDPAGHALLPVVREALLTHRTALEPMASPAH; translated from the coding sequence ATGAAAGTCGATCACCTGATCACGATGGCGAATCAGATCGGCACGTTCTTCGGATCGATGCCGGACCACGACGAAGCGGTAAACGGCATCGCCGACCACATCCGGCGCTTCTGGGAACCGCGCATGCGCCGCACGCTGCTCGCGGCGCTCGACGGCGACGACCCGGCGGGCCACGCCCTGCTGCCGGTCGTACGCGAGGCGCTGCTCACGCACCGCACGGCACTCGAGCCGATGGCCTCGCCAGCCCACTGA
- the fdhF gene encoding formate dehydrogenase subunit alpha, whose translation MSTQAFDSSAPAGGCGSGNCACKSAAQARRDPFDETDYGTPFRHSDSEVTLEIDGRAVTVPAGTSVMRASIEAGVNVPKLCATDSLEPFGSCRLCLVEIEGRRGTPASCTTPVEAGMKVRTQSDRLQKLRRNVMELYISDHPLDCLTCPANGDCELQDMAGVVGLREVRYGFGGDNHLQAEKDESNPYFSYDPSKCIVCNRCVRACEETQGTFALTIAGRGFESRVAAGESGTFMESECVSCGACVAACPTATLQEKSVTLLGQAEHSVITTCAYCGVGCSFKAEMKGSQVVRMTPHKNGLANEGHACVKGRFAWGYATHKDRITKPMIREKITDPWREVSWDEAIGYAASRFRQLQQQYGRDSIGGITSSRCTNEETYLVQKLVRAAFGNNNVDTCARVCHSPTGYGLKTTLGESAGTQTFASISKSDVIVVIGANPTDGHPVFGSRLKRRVREGAKLVVIDPRRIDIVDGAHVKAVHHLQLRPGTNVAMINSLAHVIVTEGLLDEAYIAERCEARAFEQWREFAAREENSPETNEAITGVPADQVRRAARLYATGGNAAIYYGLGVTEHAQGSTMVMGIANLAMATGNVGREGVGVNPLRGQNNVQGSCDMGSFPHELPGYRHIGDATVRAQFEAAWSATLQPEPGLRIPNMFDAALDGSFKGLYCQGEDIVQSDPNTQHVAAALSSMECIVVQDIFLNETAKYAHVLLPGSTFLEKDGTFTNAERRISRVRRVMPPLAGYADWEVTLLLARALGYEMHYTHPSEIMDEIAALTPTFSGVSYAKLDQLGSIQWPCNDDAPEGTPTMHVDSFVRGKGRFVITQFVASPEKVNARYPLILTTGRILSQYNVGAQTRRTENVRWHDEDRLEIHPHDAEERGIGTGDWVGIESRAGQTVLRALVSDRMQPGVVYTTFHFPESGANVITTDSSDWATNCPEYKVTAVQVLPVTQHSEWQRQYSRFNAEQNELLRQREAAVLPVGSGK comes from the coding sequence ATGTCCACCCAAGCATTCGACAGCAGCGCGCCAGCCGGGGGCTGCGGCTCCGGCAATTGTGCCTGCAAGAGCGCCGCGCAGGCGCGCCGCGATCCGTTCGACGAAACCGACTACGGCACGCCGTTCCGCCATTCGGATAGCGAGGTCACGCTCGAGATCGACGGCCGGGCCGTGACGGTGCCGGCCGGCACCTCGGTGATGCGCGCCTCGATCGAGGCCGGCGTGAACGTGCCGAAGCTCTGCGCGACCGACTCGCTGGAGCCGTTCGGCTCGTGCCGGCTCTGCCTCGTCGAGATCGAGGGGCGGCGCGGCACGCCGGCCTCCTGCACCACGCCCGTGGAAGCCGGCATGAAGGTACGCACCCAGAGCGACCGATTGCAGAAGCTGCGCCGCAACGTGATGGAGCTCTACATCTCGGATCATCCGCTCGACTGCCTGACCTGCCCCGCCAACGGCGACTGCGAGCTGCAGGACATGGCCGGCGTGGTGGGGCTGCGCGAGGTGCGCTACGGCTTCGGCGGCGACAACCACCTGCAGGCGGAGAAGGACGAATCGAACCCGTACTTCAGCTACGATCCGTCGAAGTGCATCGTCTGCAACCGCTGCGTGCGCGCCTGCGAGGAAACCCAGGGCACCTTCGCGCTGACGATCGCCGGGCGCGGCTTCGAATCGCGCGTCGCGGCCGGCGAAAGCGGCACCTTCATGGAATCGGAATGCGTGTCGTGCGGGGCCTGCGTGGCCGCCTGCCCCACCGCGACGCTGCAGGAGAAGAGCGTCACGTTGCTCGGCCAGGCCGAGCACTCGGTCATCACCACCTGCGCCTACTGCGGCGTCGGCTGCTCGTTCAAGGCCGAGATGAAGGGCTCGCAGGTGGTGCGCATGACGCCGCACAAGAACGGCCTCGCCAACGAGGGCCATGCCTGCGTGAAGGGCCGCTTCGCCTGGGGCTACGCAACCCACAAGGATCGCATCACCAAGCCGATGATCCGCGAGAAGATCACCGACCCGTGGCGCGAGGTGAGCTGGGACGAGGCGATCGGCTACGCCGCCTCGCGCTTTCGCCAGCTGCAGCAGCAATACGGCCGCGATTCGATCGGCGGCATCACCTCGTCGCGCTGCACCAACGAGGAAACCTACCTGGTGCAGAAGCTGGTACGCGCCGCATTCGGCAACAACAACGTCGATACCTGCGCACGCGTGTGCCACTCCCCGACCGGCTATGGCCTCAAGACGACGCTCGGCGAATCGGCCGGCACGCAGACCTTCGCCTCGATCTCGAAGTCCGACGTGATCGTCGTGATCGGCGCGAACCCCACCGACGGCCACCCGGTGTTCGGCTCGCGCCTGAAGCGGCGCGTGCGCGAGGGCGCCAAGCTGGTGGTGATCGATCCGCGCCGCATCGACATCGTCGACGGCGCGCACGTGAAGGCCGTCCACCACCTGCAACTGCGGCCGGGCACCAACGTCGCCATGATCAACTCGCTCGCGCATGTGATCGTCACCGAAGGCCTGCTCGACGAGGCCTACATCGCCGAGCGCTGCGAGGCGCGCGCGTTCGAGCAATGGCGCGAGTTCGCCGCGCGCGAGGAGAACTCGCCCGAAACCAACGAGGCCATCACCGGCGTACCGGCCGACCAGGTGCGTCGGGCCGCGCGGCTCTACGCGACGGGCGGCAACGCGGCGATCTACTACGGGCTCGGCGTGACCGAGCACGCGCAGGGCTCGACGATGGTGATGGGCATCGCCAACCTCGCGATGGCCACCGGCAACGTGGGCCGCGAGGGCGTGGGCGTCAATCCGCTGCGCGGCCAGAACAACGTGCAGGGCTCGTGCGACATGGGCTCGTTCCCGCACGAGCTGCCCGGCTACCGCCACATCGGCGACGCCACGGTGCGCGCGCAGTTCGAGGCGGCCTGGTCGGCGACGCTGCAGCCCGAGCCGGGCCTGCGGATTCCGAACATGTTCGACGCGGCGCTGGACGGCAGCTTCAAGGGCCTCTACTGCCAGGGCGAGGACATCGTGCAGTCGGACCCGAACACGCAGCACGTGGCGGCCGCGCTGTCGTCGATGGAATGCATCGTGGTGCAGGACATCTTCCTCAACGAGACCGCGAAATACGCGCACGTGCTGCTGCCGGGCTCGACCTTCCTCGAGAAGGACGGCACCTTCACCAACGCGGAGCGCCGCATCTCGCGGGTGCGCCGCGTGATGCCGCCGCTCGCCGGCTACGCGGACTGGGAAGTGACGCTGCTGCTCGCGCGCGCGCTCGGCTACGAAATGCACTACACGCATCCGTCCGAGATCATGGACGAGATCGCCGCGCTCACGCCGACCTTCTCGGGCGTCTCGTACGCGAAGCTCGACCAGCTCGGCAGCATCCAGTGGCCGTGCAACGACGACGCGCCGGAAGGCACCCCGACCATGCACGTCGACAGCTTCGTGCGCGGCAAGGGCCGCTTCGTGATCACGCAGTTCGTGGCGTCGCCGGAGAAGGTCAACGCGCGCTACCCGCTGATCCTGACCACCGGGCGCATCCTCTCGCAGTACAACGTCGGCGCGCAGACGCGGCGCACCGAGAATGTCCGCTGGCATGACGAGGACCGCCTCGAGATTCATCCGCACGATGCCGAGGAGCGCGGCATCGGCACCGGCGATTGGGTCGGCATCGAATCGCGCGCGGGGCAGACCGTGCTGCGCGCGCTGGTTTCCGACCGGATGCAGCCGGGCGTGGTCTACACCACGTTCCACTTCCCCGAATCGGGCGCGAACGTGATCACGACCGACAGCTCGGACTGGGCCACCAACTGCCCCGAGTACAAGGTCACGGCCGTGCAGGTGCTGCCCGTCACGCAACACTCGGAATGGCAGCGCCAGTATTCTCGGTTCAACGCCGAGCAGAACGAGCTGCTGCGGCAGCGCGAAGCCGCGGTGCTGCCGGTCGGCTCGGGCAAGTGA